AGCTCTTTTTCGCGAAAGCTTATAAAGCCTATTAATACTATAATCATACCAACTCCTACAAGATACAATGGTAAGCTCCCAACACCAAAATAATCTCTAAAACCATAGAAGAAAACGCAAGAAAATGCAATACTCATGACTAGGTACAAAAGTATATTTTTTACATCATAAGGAACTGCTAAATGTTTACGCCCCATGAGATAAGACACGACCATCATTAATCCATAAGCACTACAGGTAGCAATGGCACTAGCGAGATATCCTATTCTAGGTATTAATGTTACGTTTAAAACAATAGTGAGAATAGCACCGCCTACAGAAATGTATGCACCATATCTAGTTTTATCTGTCACTTTATACCATACGGATAGCGTTTGATAAATTCCAAAAAACAGGTATGCAACGAGAATGAGTGGCACGATGTACATGCCTTCCCAATATTCTTCTCCATCGAGCAAAATCACCTTTACTACGTCTACTAATACAACATAAGCAAATAATGCTATAGAGCCTAAGACTACAAATGCCTTTGTAATCTGAGCATACATGACTTGTGCATTTTCATTTTTTGCTTCGCTAAAAAAGAAAGGTTCAATCCCTATCCTGAAAGCAGTTGCAAATAAGGTCATACCAATGGATAATTTATAGCAGGCACCGTAAATAGCTACTTGCCCTTTGGCAATATGATCTGGTAATAATTTTTCTAATAAGATCTTGTCAAAAGATTCATTTATTGCAAAAGCAAGGCCTGCTAGCAATATGGGTGCTCCGTATGCAAGCATCTTCTTCCACAAGTCTACATCAAAAGACCACTTTACAAAATATGGTCTGATCACGATTAAAAAGGTGAGCATACTAGGTAAGAAAAGTGCAATAAAAACAAGCTCTATCTTATCTGTAGGTAACCAACTAGAAACACCATCTAAACTAGGCAGCCATACTAATAAGATTACAGAGAGTCCCGTTGAGATAACAACATTGAGTAATTTAATAAGTGCATATGTTCCCGACTTTTTTTGCGCTCTCATGTATGCAAAAGGGATTACGGTAAGCGTATCAAATGCAATAATGAGGATGACCCATCGCCAGTACGTAGCAGGTACATCTGATATTTGTGATAGCGTATCAATACCCAAAAATGCTATAATCGTGAATGCAACTGTAGAAACTAGAAGCGTAATGAGTGATGTAGATAGCGTCTTAGCACTATGCTTATCGTCATTAAAAAATCTAAAAAAAGCGGTCTCCATCCCGTAGGTAAGAAGCACATTGAGAATCATTACGTATGAAAATACGATAGTCACCTCTCCAAAGGCTTCCTTATCTGGTAAATATCCAGTATAGAGACGTGTGAGTAAAGCCGTAAGCACGCGCGGCAATACCGTCGCTAGACCATACACAAAGGTGTGTTTGAAAAGGCTTTTAAGAGAACTCAAATAATTATGTATTTAAGTAGCCAAAAGTACAGAAATTATACTAGGAACTAGTTACGACCACCACGTGGTTTCTGACTAGGGTAGGCTTTAGTTTCTTTCTCTACAACGTTGGCGATTTTGGCATATTTAAGCACTCCATTATCACGGTATGTTATACCAGCTTCAGATGGAGATAAGATAAATGGAAATGCATCTTTTTGAACAGGAGGAGTATTTACCGCCTCATCTTCTGCATTATCAGACATTACTACATCTTGATTAACACCTTGATCAGTTCTAAAACGTGCTACATAATTATCACTACCACGCATAATTTTTCCTACGCTTTCGCGAAAATATACGTTTTCTAATACCACATTGGCTTCTAATGCTTCTATGTCTAAATAGAACTCTATTCCCGAGCCTCCCTGAGCCATACCAGCAACGTACGTATTATAATATGCTGGACTTGATGCAAAAGCTGGTTGAGATAGTACCATAGTTTGTTGCGTATCTGACACAACTGTAGACTTACATTGTGTGAGTAATAATGAGGAGAATCCTATGCTTAAAAGCGCTACTAGTTTGTACATTTTCATAATTGGTTGTTTTGAGTTTATATTCAAAACCCTTGCCATAAAGGTAGTAAAGATTATTCTTGTAAAAACTAGTTAAAGCAATAAGCTACATTGACTTTATAATACAATGGCAATTCTCTAATAATATCCATTAAAAAACCCCAACCGTTTCCGATTGGGGTTTACTATATAAGTTAAAATAGTACTATTTAAATCAATACTAGTTATTTAAAGCTTCTGCTCCACCTACGATCTCTAAAATTTCGTTTGTAATAGCCGCCTGACGTGCTTTGTTATATTGTAATTTAAGCGCATCTCTAAGCTCTGTTGCGTTATCTGTTGCTTTGTGCATGGCAGTCATACGCGCACCGTGTTCTGATGCTACAGAGTCTCTAATTCCTTTAAAAAGTTGCGTTTTTAAAGCTTTAGGGATTAATCCTTCAACTATCTCCTCTTTAGAAGGCTCAAAAATATAATCTGCAGTTGCTGTTGCTTCTTCTTGTACGGTTGCTACGATAGGTAAAAACTGCTCTGGAGTTACAATTTGCGTTGCTGCGTTCTTAAATTTATTATAGATAATATCAATGCGATCGTATTCTCCAGCTTCAAAACGAGCCATTAAATCTTCTGCAATTGCGGCTACATTATCAAAAGTAAGATCATCGTAAATATCATTGTTATTTTCGATTACCTTAAAAGTCTTTGCTAGAATAGCATCTGCCTTTTTTCCTAATGTAACTAAGTGCACTTCTTTACCAGCATACTTTGCGGCAACACGTGCATTTACACCTTTAATAATGTTTGTATTAAAAGCTCCTGCAAGACCTCTGTTTGATGATATAGCTACTATAAGTACCTTTTTTATCTCACGATCTTCTGCAAGTTTACTTCCAGAATCTGCATCTAATGTTGCGCTTAAGTTCTGTAAAAGCTCAGTAAGCTTATCAGAATATGGGCGCATTGCTGTAATTGCATCTTGTGCTTTCTTCAACTTTGCAGCAGATACCATTTTCATGGCACTCGTAATCTGCATCGTAGAAGATACCGATGAAATTCTGTTTCTTATTTCCTTTAAGTTTGCCATCTTCTTTAAATTCCCGTAGTCCCAAGCATTACAACTTGAACATCACGATTTGTCTTTAATTTTGACAAGTCTCCCGCTCGCGCGGGAGTTGTTGAATTACATTTTTCGCGAAAGCGAAATACTCTTAGATATACTTTGCAGATAGGTCTTTTGCAACAGCTACTAATGTATCTGTAACCTCGTCTGTAAGTTTTCCAGATTTAAGTGTATCAAGAACACCTCTATGCTTAGCGTTTAAGAATTCGATATAATCTGCTTCAAATTCTTTAACCTTGTTTACTGGAACGTTACGTAGTAAGTTTTTAGACCCTGCATAAATAATTGCAATTTGATCCTCTACTGTAAACGGTGTATTTTCTGCTTGCTTAAGTATCTCTACGTTACGCTTTCCTTTTTCAATTACGTTAAGGGTAGCAGCATCAAGATCAGAACCAAACTTTGCAAACGCTTCCAATTCACGGAAAGCTGCTTGATCCAGTTTTAAAGTACCTGATACTTTCTTCATTGATTTAATCTGTGCGTTACCTCCTACACGTGATACCGAGATACCTACGTTAATAGCTGGGCGTACACCAGAGTTAAATAAATCTCCATCTAAGAAGATTTGCCCATCTGTAATAGAAATTACGTTTGTAGGGATATAAGCAGATACGTCACCTGCTTGTGTCTCAATGATAGGAAGTGCAGTAAGTGATCCTCCTCCTTTTACGATAGGCTTAAGACTATCAGGAAGGTCATTCATTGTTTTTGCGATAGCATCATCATTAATCACCTTTGCAGCACGCTCAAGTAATCTTGAGTGTAAGAAGAATACATCTCCAGGGTATGCCTCACGTCCCGGTGGACGACGAAGTAGCAATGATACCTCACGGTATGCAACTGCCTGCTTAGATAAATCATCATAAATGATTAATGCTGGACGACCTGTATCTCTAAAATATTCTCCAATCGCTGCTCCTGCAAATGGTGCATATACCTGCATTGCTGCAGGATCTGATGCGTTTGCTGCAACAATAGTTGTATAAGCCATTGCTCCAGCCTCCTCAAGTACATTTGCAATAAGTGCAACTGTAGAAGCTTTTTGCCCGATGGCTACATATATACAATGTACTGGCTCACCAGCATCGTAAAATTCTTTTTGGTTAAGGATAGTGTCAATACAAACAGTAGACTTACCTGTCTGACGGTCACCAATTACAAGCTCACGTTGTCCTCTACCTACTGGTATCATCGCATCAATTGCTTTGATTCCTGTTTGTAATGGCTCTGTTACTGGCTCACGAAAAACAACACCAGGCGCTTTACGCTCAAGTGGCATCTCATAAGTTTGTCCAGCAATAGGTCCTTTTCCATCAATAGGAAGACCTAAAGTGTTCACCACACGTCCAGTAATACCTTCACCTACCTGGATAGATGCGATACGCTGTGTACGTTTTACGGTATCACCTTCTTTAATAGATAAAGAAGTACCTAAGAGTACAACCCCTACGTTATCTTCTTCAAGGTTAAGAACAATTGCTTCAAGACCACTTTCAAACTCAACAAGCTCACCATACTGTGCGTTTGCAAGTCCGTAAATACGAGCGATACCATCACCCACGGTCAATACTGTTCCTACTTCGTCAAGGGAAGCTGTTGCTTCAAAACCTGAAAGTTGTTTCTTTAAAATTGCCGAAACTTCTGCTGGTTTAACTTCTGCCATTTGATCTAAATTTATAAGTCCGCTTTCGCGAAAATTTTCTCACCGTACGATGAGCCGTTTATTTATAAACTATTACTAAATTCTCTTTTTAATTTGCCTAACTGGCTAGCGATACTCGCATTGTATTGCGTATCACCTACACGTAGTACAAAACCTCCTATAATGCTCTCGTCGATTACATTAGTTAAAGTTACGTTTGTACTTCCAGTAAGCTCAGTCACTTTTGCTAGCACTTTAGTTTCTAGCTCTGGTGTTAAAGCTACTGCGGTTGTTACCGTTGCAGCCTCAATTTTGTTTGCTTTATTATATTCTGTAATAAAACTTTGTGCTACGCCGCCTAACAAGTTAGCTCTTTTATTATCTACAAGAACATCAATAAGACCAAGAGTCTCTTTTGTTCCGTCTGTAAATACTTGACGTAGTACTGCACGTTTATCATCTGTTTTGATAATCGGACTGTTAAGAGCATTGCGAAGACCTTTACTTCCTTCTAGCGTTGCTGTAACAGATTTCATATCATTTAAAACTGCCTCAATAGTACCATTATCTTTTGCAAGATCTAGTACTGCTTTTGCATATCTTATTGCTGCTCTGCTCATAGTGATGGCGGCTTAAATTCTATTAGTTTAAAGTTGCGTTTCCTAGCATCTCATCTACGAGCTCTAGTTGCTTTCCTTTATTTGAAAGTTCACTCTTTACAACTTTTTCTGCAATCTCTACAGATAATGCTGCAACCTGACCTTTAAGGTCTGCAATAGCACTCTTACGCTCAGCTTCGATTGCTGCTTGTGCTTGTGCTACCATTTTGTCTGCTTCAACCTTAGCTTCTGCCTTAGCATCGTCAATCATTTTTGTCTTCATCTCACGAGCTTCTTTAAGCATATACTCACGCTCTGCACGTGCTTCTTTTAAAAGCTTCTCGTTATCTGCTTGAAGATTTTGCATGTCTAGTTTTGCCTTTTCGGCAGCATCTAGAGCTCCTTGTATTCCCTCTTCACGCTCATTAAGAGCATTCATGATAGGCTTCCAAGCAAATTTTACCATCAATAGAATGATAAGTAAAAAAAGGATTGTTTGTTTTACAAACAGGTCAAGTGAAAAATTTTCTAATAATTGTTCCATCTCAAAAGTGATTCTTTGTTCTTTTATTCTTTGTTTAATTAAATTCAACTCCTGTAACCAACCGTTACAGGAAGTTGAATTTTAAGGTTGATTTGGATTAAGCTCCTAAAATTAGGGCACCAAATGCAAGTCCTTCTAAA
The genomic region above belongs to Dokdonia sp. Dokd-P16 and contains:
- a CDS encoding lipopolysaccharide biosynthesis protein, which codes for MSSLKSLFKHTFVYGLATVLPRVLTALLTRLYTGYLPDKEAFGEVTIVFSYVMILNVLLTYGMETAFFRFFNDDKHSAKTLSTSLITLLVSTVAFTIIAFLGIDTLSQISDVPATYWRWVILIIAFDTLTVIPFAYMRAQKKSGTYALIKLLNVVISTGLSVILLVWLPSLDGVSSWLPTDKIELVFIALFLPSMLTFLIVIRPYFVKWSFDVDLWKKMLAYGAPILLAGLAFAINESFDKILLEKLLPDHIAKGQVAIYGACYKLSIGMTLFATAFRIGIEPFFFSEAKNENAQVMYAQITKAFVVLGSIALFAYVVLVDVVKVILLDGEEYWEGMYIVPLILVAYLFFGIYQTLSVWYKVTDKTRYGAYISVGGAILTIVLNVTLIPRIGYLASAIATCSAYGLMMVVSYLMGRKHLAVPYDVKNILLYLVMSIAFSCVFFYGFRDYFGVGSLPLYLVGVGMIIVLIGFISFREKELLLRLVKRK
- the atpG gene encoding ATP synthase F1 subunit gamma, producing the protein MANLKEIRNRISSVSSTMQITSAMKMVSAAKLKKAQDAITAMRPYSDKLTELLQNLSATLDADSGSKLAEDREIKKVLIVAISSNRGLAGAFNTNIIKGVNARVAAKYAGKEVHLVTLGKKADAILAKTFKVIENNNDIYDDLTFDNVAAIAEDLMARFEAGEYDRIDIIYNKFKNAATQIVTPEQFLPIVATVQEEATATADYIFEPSKEEIVEGLIPKALKTQLFKGIRDSVASEHGARMTAMHKATDNATELRDALKLQYNKARQAAITNEILEIVGGAEALNN
- the atpA gene encoding F0F1 ATP synthase subunit alpha, whose product is MAEVKPAEVSAILKKQLSGFEATASLDEVGTVLTVGDGIARIYGLANAQYGELVEFESGLEAIVLNLEEDNVGVVLLGTSLSIKEGDTVKRTQRIASIQVGEGITGRVVNTLGLPIDGKGPIAGQTYEMPLERKAPGVVFREPVTEPLQTGIKAIDAMIPVGRGQRELVIGDRQTGKSTVCIDTILNQKEFYDAGEPVHCIYVAIGQKASTVALIANVLEEAGAMAYTTIVAANASDPAAMQVYAPFAGAAIGEYFRDTGRPALIIYDDLSKQAVAYREVSLLLRRPPGREAYPGDVFFLHSRLLERAAKVINDDAIAKTMNDLPDSLKPIVKGGGSLTALPIIETQAGDVSAYIPTNVISITDGQIFLDGDLFNSGVRPAINVGISVSRVGGNAQIKSMKKVSGTLKLDQAAFRELEAFAKFGSDLDAATLNVIEKGKRNVEILKQAENTPFTVEDQIAIIYAGSKNLLRNVPVNKVKEFEADYIEFLNAKHRGVLDTLKSGKLTDEVTDTLVAVAKDLSAKYI
- the atpH gene encoding ATP synthase F1 subunit delta, which encodes MSRAAIRYAKAVLDLAKDNGTIEAVLNDMKSVTATLEGSKGLRNALNSPIIKTDDKRAVLRQVFTDGTKETLGLIDVLVDNKRANLLGGVAQSFITEYNKANKIEAATVTTAVALTPELETKVLAKVTELTGSTNVTLTNVIDESIIGGFVLRVGDTQYNASIASQLGKLKREFSNSL
- a CDS encoding F0F1 ATP synthase subunit B — translated: MEQLLENFSLDLFVKQTILFLLIILLMVKFAWKPIMNALNEREEGIQGALDAAEKAKLDMQNLQADNEKLLKEARAEREYMLKEAREMKTKMIDDAKAEAKVEADKMVAQAQAAIEAERKSAIADLKGQVAALSVEIAEKVVKSELSNKGKQLELVDEMLGNATLN